Within the Mucilaginibacter sp. CSA2-8R genome, the region TCGCCGTCAGTGGTTGTGTAATTAAATGATCTTATCCAGTTAGATGAAGCCATGCTAGTTGATCCGGAGCCATTGATCATTTTACCTGAACCACCTACATAAAAGAAAGTGCCTTTTTTTGCTGTACCTGATGTTAAATTAAATTTAAAAGTACGGAACGTTGTAGCTGGGGTTACAGAACCACCACCGGTAGCCCAGCCGTTAGCTGGAAAGTTTCCTGGGGTGGATGCGCCTGCGTTATTACAAACTACTACCGAAAACGGTGTTGCCGCAAAATCAATGTCGCGTGTGGCCAGCAATTGTATATATTCATAGTTTCCATCGCTTCCTGATACGTCATTAATGAACCCGCTGATAACAATTGGTGTAAGTGATATGGTAGAGCTAAGCACTTGCGCATCATCTGCCTTGCGCATCCTGATTTGCGGAACCAATCTGCCGTCAGCTGCCTTAGTGTTAAATACTATACCGTAAAAGTTTGCACTCACTGGCAGGGTATTATTTGCAAATACAGCGTTAGGCTCAGTATGTAAGGTAATATTATCAAAGCCGTCATTTACAACTCTATCACCAGCGTACTTATCAGTAGGCTTAGGTATAGGATCAAAACCACCTTTAACTATGGCTACTAACGTGCTTTCATAATTAAGCGGATTAGCAAGGATGTCACTGCTGTTAACCCGGTTAGGAGCTATAGTCTTACCGCTTGCTATTTTAGTAATGGCGCTTGTAGAAATATTTTTAATTTGTAATAGGTTATCAGCCCTGGTTAATATACCGCCAGTCACGGTTACAATTACCGAATCTCCTGACACGTAGTTAGTAGCAGCAGCACCAATAGGTATAGCAATACCCCTCAGTTGCGCCAACCTGCGCTTATCTTGCAGTAATAAATAGCCGGGGGGCAGATTACCTTGCGCATAATCAGATATTACTACACCTGTTATTTTTTCACAACCGTACATGTTTTCTTTCGTCAGGTTAATATCCGATCCCTCATAAAGGTCGCGCAGGTCATAGAGTGAAATGTATGGACTAACTGTAACCGGAATATAATCACTGTCACGCTTACAGCCCATCCAAGCTGTACCTACTACCAACAGTGCGGCAATATAGAGTATTGTCTTTTTCATGTTATTTCGTGATTCAATTATGGTTTTTGCCACCAAACTAATGTATTAATATCATCAGGCCCTTGTGATGCCACAGCATTACTATAACTTGTTGGGCTTGTTGATTGAGATGCTAACGGATAGTTTAACCTGGCAGGCATTCGGCCGCCATTTATTAAACCGGTACCTTTAGGAAGGAAAGGATGCCCTGTTCTACGATATTCAAACCACTGCTGAAAATCGACCAGAAACATGGCATAGTACTTTTGAAGATGGATCGACTCCATTTTGCTGGGTGTGCCTGGTGTGGTGGTGTTTATAGGCAAGCTATTATTCCAATCTATATCAGCATCATTAATGTATTTAACTAAAACAGGGTCTGATGTAGATTTGAAATTATTAGGTAGCCAGTAGTTTAGCGCATCAGCAATACCTTTAGTATAATAGGTTTCGCCTGTACCATTAATCCATCCTTTGGCAGCAGCTTCTGCTAAAATAAAGTCTACCTCTGCACAGTTCATGATAATACCTGTATAAGGATCGGTTTGTAAAGTGACGCCAGCATTTTGGGCATCAGAATAGAAATAGGCTTGCTTAGTTACTAATGAACCAATATCATAACCACTTGGTACACCAACTAAACCAGATGGCCCAGACGCAATACCAAATCGATTATAGTTATTAGTGCCGTATGAGGCTGTAATTCGGGGATCAGACCAGTTAGTTAAATTTCCAAGAAAGAAGTTGGTGATCGCTGGTGTTCTAAAGTCAACCGCCCTTACGTTGATCATAAATGGTGAAGAGTATACCGCCGTACTGCTATTAGTTCCATTCCATAAAATTTTCGCGGTATGGGTATTATCCTCCATGATAGGGTAATTGCCTCTATTGGTATCAGCAATTTCTTTTATTTTGGCGATTACCTGTGCACTCACTTCCGCTTTACCAGACACACGCAGCAATAATCGCAAATATAGAGAGTTGCCAAACCTGCGCCATTTGCTAACGTCGCCCTGGTAAACCGGATCACCAGTTTTAACGATTGCGGTTCCTTCGGCTAACAATTTATTAGCCTCTTCCAGCTTGCTAAACAAATCAAGATAGATGTCTTTCTGTTTATCATAAACCGGTTGCAAATTGCCTTCTTTACCCTGGTTAGCCTGTGAGTAGGGCACATCACCATAAACATCTGTTAATAGTTCAAATACCCAGGCCTGTGTAATTAGCGATATCCCTTTGTAAGACGAATTCAAAGATTCAGGCTGATTGGCAATGGTATAAATATCACGCAGATTGGTTAGTTCAGGGTACCAGGCATTCCAGGTATAATCTGCCCAAGTACGTCTTACGTCATACCTAAAAACTCTACCTTCTGCATCACTCACATCTACCGTAACCTGCATTAGCTCATTATTAAAGCCGCGGTTACGAACCATATTAGCTTGTAAAACGTTTACCAACGCCGGCGCTAACAACTGGTTGGCTGTTGTTTTAGATTTACCTATGGGGTCGGTATTTACTTCGTTAAAATCTTTTTTACAAGAGATTAAAGTAGTGAATGCCAACAGTATTATATAGCTGGTTATCTTATTTAAAAATTTCATAAATTTCTTTTTATATCCCTACAACTAAACGAAATCCGTAACTTCTGGTAGATGGTAACTGGCCAGTTTCAAAGCCCTGAACGATGTCGGTACCGGATAATGTACCAAACTCGGGATCAAACGCCGGCCAGGGCGACCATATGAATAAGTTCCGTCCGTATATGCCCAAACTAAGCCTGTTAATACCAATCTTCCGTACCAATCTGGTGTCGAAATTGTAGGTTAAGTTGGCCTCCCTAAATTTTAAATAATCGGTTTTGAACACACTGCCTTCTGCTTGGTCCGATCCGTAAATTGAGGTATAAAAGCTTTCCAGGTTTGTGGCTATTACATCATTAGGACGATAGGTTCCATCTGAGTTTTGCACCACCCCATTACCAATAATGCCGTTATAGCGTCCGGGTAATGTAACTTTTAGCTTACCTAAAGCTGCCATTCTCGAAAAGGTAAGTGAATGCGCTACCGCACCTAATTGTGCGTCAAACAATCCTGACAAGCTAAAACGCTGATAAGTAAGGGTAGTACCGAAGCTAAACCTGAACTTTGGCGATGTGTTACCTAAATATACCAGCTGGTCGCCGGCTTTGGCATTACCTGAAACAGCATCATAAACAATTTGACCATCAGGAGAACGTACAATAGCTCTTCCATATAAATCACCCATACTGCCGCCAACGTTAGCCACAATTGCAGCGCCACCTAAAGGTCCGGTTCGGAGGACAACTGAACTATCTGCCAGTTCTAAAATCTTGTTGCGATTAGCTGTAAATGTTCCGTTAAGTTGCCAGGTAAACTTTTTAGTTTGAATAGGCGTTCCGGTAACCGCTATTTCAATACCTTTATTTTGAACGTTACCTACGTTAAATACGGCTACGTTATAACCGGTAGCGCGGTCTACCACCCGGCTTAATATCTGATTTTTAGTATTGCCTTTATAAACCGCTAAATCAAAGCTCAGCCGGTTGTTAAACATACGCAGTTCCGTACCTAACTCTATAGAAGTTGTTTTTAAAGGCTTTAAGTTGGGGTTAGGCAATACGTTAGGGTTAGTCATGGCACTATCCGGGTAAATGCCGTTAGATGCAAGCGTGTAATTATAAGCAGTACGGTAAGGCGTAGTACCACCGCTACCTACCTGCGAGATTGATGCCCTAAGTTTCAGGAAGCTAATATCTGTTGGCAACTTCCAAAAATCAGAAGCAATAAAAGATGCGCTTGCTGATGGGTAAAAGAAGCCTACATTGTCGGTTCTTAAAGGCGTTGCTAACGTGCTGTTCCAGTCCTGACGGCCGGTTAAATCTAAATACAGATAATTCTTTACACTAAAAGATACCAAACCATAAAAACTATTTAACCTGTAACGAGCGGTATCAGGAACGGAGATTAGCGGATTAGCGTTATTGTCCAGGCTAAATACCCCCGGTATTACTAAACCGTCGGCCCGAAGCTCTGACTTCTTATACTCATTGCGCATTTCGCTACCACCAATAGATGCGTTCATTTGTATGGATGGCGTTATTTTTTTGTTATATCTTAACAGGAAATCAGCATTGATTTCGTAAGATTTGACATCTTGTACCCGGTAAGATCCCTGCGCAAACTTGTTTCCGGCAGCATCCCAAGGCCGCAGCGTTTCGCGAACATCTTTGTTATAGTCGATAGAGCCACGCACCATCAAACTTAAATCATTGGTTATCTTATAGGTGGCCTGTAAATTTCCAAGAATGCCGTTTCGGCGTTGTTTATTAATATACTGCTCTGAAATAGCATAGGGGGCTTCAGGATTGGTAGTAGTAATATTTACAAACTGTTGATTCTCTTTTCCATTAACCCAATAATCTCTATACCAGTCTGTGTTTACGTTTGGTTGAGCAAACATAAACCAGTACATCAGGGATTGGTTGCCGTAACCGGTGGCGGGCAAATTATCGCTATTCCGGTTGTTGTAAATGGCCTTTACCTGGATATTTAGCTTTTTGCTGACATCGCTATTGGCAGAAAACGAAATATTAGTACGTTTTAAACCTGTATTTGGAGCAATCCAGTTATCATCTCCGTGGCTGGCCGAAAAACGCATACCTACGTTTTTTAAACCACCATCTATACTGATAGAGTTTAAAGTTTCGAAACCGGTTTTAAAAAAAGATTTAACCGGGTTTTCATAAGCTACCCATGGTGTTCTGGTTAGCCCTCTTGTTTTGGTAGCAGGATCATACTGATAAAAGCTTGTACCACGGTTAAAAGGTGCTCCCCAGCTTGCACTTGTTGCATTAGTGCTTGCACCATCATCCGTTGCTCCGTAAGAGAAGTAATTTACCCCATTTTGGCCCTGACCATAGTCGCTTTGAATGTCCGGGCTTTTATTTACCGACTCCCAAGTATTATTAGACGTAAGGGTTATGCTCAGCTTCTTTTTGGCTTTTCCGGATTTGGTAGTAATAATGATGGCTCCGTTTGCCCCGCGCTGGCCGTAAAGTGCCGATGCTCCCGGCCCCTTTAATACAGTTACACTTTCAATATCATCGGGATTCAAGTCATTTAAGGCTGAACCAAAATCTGCGGGCATAACATCTCCTGATGTTCCATATACACCCCCGGATGAGGCGGCCGTTCTTCTGGACGAGCTACTGGCTACCACACCATCAATTACGATTAAAGCTTCGTTGTCACCGGTCAGGTTGTTTTCACCACGTAGAATAATTTTGTTTGATCCGGCAGGGCCACTGTTTCTTACTAGGTTTAAGCCAGCTACTTTTCCGGATAAGGCATCGGTCCAGTTACTGGCAGGGGCTCTGGTAAACGCTGAGGTATCGAGCTTTGATGCAGAATATCCTAAAGCACGCTCTTCTCTTTTGATACCTAAAGCGGTAACAACAACTTCGTTTAATTGGCTCGATCCACGCTTTAAGCGAATAACAACTTTGCTTTGATTAGCATTGAAAGTACGCGTTTCTGAGGTGTAACCAATATAGCCAATTTGTATTTCGCTGCCGGCAGGTATGGTTGCCGTAAACGCACCTTGCGAGTTGGTAATGGTAAGCGAACGTCTTTTACCATTGCTGATGGTAACTCCAATCAGTGGTTCAGAATCGTCGTTATCAATAACAGTACCTTGTACGGTAACAGTGCGTGGCTGCGTTTGTGCCGTTGCCGTGTGGTAACACAATGCTTGAACGGCAAGTGTAATGATGCAAATAAGCAGTGTGTAGGGGTTTTTGCTTAATGACGTTTTGGGGTTTAACCGGTTCTGCTTTGCAGCCTGACCAGATAATTGCCAAAGCCTGCTTATGCCATAAGTAAAGCTTTTGTTCATAAAAGGGATTTTATTGTAGTTACAGTAAGTGTGCCCGGCATTGTTAAATACCGCTGCAAAGGTGGGTATGTGCTGTTAAGCGAAAGTTAAGCACACATCATGCTTGCATTATCACTTTGTCAATAAAAGGCCCTGAAATTGAAAATATGTAAAAATTTAGATACAAGTACAATTATCCCTTCAAAACATTAGCGAAAGCTTTTTATACTTAGGTGGTGTGATTGATATAATAAGAAAGCTTTTTTAATATAATTTTTATAGACAATTAACAATAACCCAGTATTAA harbors:
- a CDS encoding DUF5689 domain-containing protein — protein: MKKTILYIAALLVVGTAWMGCKRDSDYIPVTVSPYISLYDLRDLYEGSDINLTKENMYGCEKITGVVISDYAQGNLPPGYLLLQDKRRLAQLRGIAIPIGAAATNYVSGDSVIVTVTGGILTRADNLLQIKNISTSAITKIASGKTIAPNRVNSSDILANPLNYESTLVAIVKGGFDPIPKPTDKYAGDRVVNDGFDNITLHTEPNAVFANNTLPVSANFYGIVFNTKAADGRLVPQIRMRKADDAQVLSSTISLTPIVISGFINDVSGSDGNYEYIQLLATRDIDFAATPFSVVVCNNAGASTPGNFPANGWATGGGSVTPATTFRTFKFNLTSGTAKKGTFFYVGGSGKMINGSGSTSMASSNWIRSFNYTTTDGDGFGIRNGGFFANSGNAFGMAVFNGTNVTKDSEPIDVMFVSTGGNLFLAGPPVQGYKITNTDFYDVVNPITLQSQPYYRQGSNTLCLTYTTPADQGFFYKLGGIYNARLGRWVKARTQSIVQLTKTSAINEIEGEFPASSGTTPAVAPTSIKD
- a CDS encoding SusC/RagA family TonB-linked outer membrane protein → MNKSFTYGISRLWQLSGQAAKQNRLNPKTSLSKNPYTLLICIITLAVQALCYHTATAQTQPRTVTVQGTVIDNDDSEPLIGVTISNGKRRSLTITNSQGAFTATIPAGSEIQIGYIGYTSETRTFNANQSKVVIRLKRGSSQLNEVVVTALGIKREERALGYSASKLDTSAFTRAPASNWTDALSGKVAGLNLVRNSGPAGSNKIILRGENNLTGDNEALIVIDGVVASSSSRRTAASSGGVYGTSGDVMPADFGSALNDLNPDDIESVTVLKGPGASALYGQRGANGAIIITTKSGKAKKKLSITLTSNNTWESVNKSPDIQSDYGQGQNGVNYFSYGATDDGASTNATSASWGAPFNRGTSFYQYDPATKTRGLTRTPWVAYENPVKSFFKTGFETLNSISIDGGLKNVGMRFSASHGDDNWIAPNTGLKRTNISFSANSDVSKKLNIQVKAIYNNRNSDNLPATGYGNQSLMYWFMFAQPNVNTDWYRDYWVNGKENQQFVNITTTNPEAPYAISEQYINKQRRNGILGNLQATYKITNDLSLMVRGSIDYNKDVRETLRPWDAAGNKFAQGSYRVQDVKSYEINADFLLRYNKKITPSIQMNASIGGSEMRNEYKKSELRADGLVIPGVFSLDNNANPLISVPDTARYRLNSFYGLVSFSVKNYLYLDLTGRQDWNSTLATPLRTDNVGFFYPSASASFIASDFWKLPTDISFLKLRASISQVGSGGTTPYRTAYNYTLASNGIYPDSAMTNPNVLPNPNLKPLKTTSIELGTELRMFNNRLSFDLAVYKGNTKNQILSRVVDRATGYNVAVFNVGNVQNKGIEIAVTGTPIQTKKFTWQLNGTFTANRNKILELADSSVVLRTGPLGGAAIVANVGGSMGDLYGRAIVRSPDGQIVYDAVSGNAKAGDQLVYLGNTSPKFRFSFGTTLTYQRFSLSGLFDAQLGAVAHSLTFSRMAALGKLKVTLPGRYNGIIGNGVVQNSDGTYRPNDVIATNLESFYTSIYGSDQAEGSVFKTDYLKFREANLTYNFDTRLVRKIGINRLSLGIYGRNLFIWSPWPAFDPEFGTLSGTDIVQGFETGQLPSTRSYGFRLVVGI
- a CDS encoding SusD/RagB family nutrient-binding outer membrane lipoprotein, whose protein sequence is MKFLNKITSYIILLAFTTLISCKKDFNEVNTDPIGKSKTTANQLLAPALVNVLQANMVRNRGFNNELMQVTVDVSDAEGRVFRYDVRRTWADYTWNAWYPELTNLRDIYTIANQPESLNSSYKGISLITQAWVFELLTDVYGDVPYSQANQGKEGNLQPVYDKQKDIYLDLFSKLEEANKLLAEGTAIVKTGDPVYQGDVSKWRRFGNSLYLRLLLRVSGKAEVSAQVIAKIKEIADTNRGNYPIMEDNTHTAKILWNGTNSSTAVYSSPFMINVRAVDFRTPAITNFFLGNLTNWSDPRITASYGTNNYNRFGIASGPSGLVGVPSGYDIGSLVTKQAYFYSDAQNAGVTLQTDPYTGIIMNCAEVDFILAEAAAKGWINGTGETYYTKGIADALNYWLPNNFKSTSDPVLVKYINDADIDWNNSLPINTTTPGTPSKMESIHLQKYYAMFLVDFQQWFEYRRTGHPFLPKGTGLINGGRMPARLNYPLASQSTSPTSYSNAVASQGPDDINTLVWWQKP